Genomic DNA from Falsibacillus albus:
TTTATTGGCTTCAGACATAGCTCCGTGGACAAGTGAATTCCCGAAGCTTGTGATCGGGATCGTTGCTCCGGCACCTGCAAAATCAATCAATGGATCATATAAGCCTAACCCGGAAAGGACTGCCCCGATGACGACTAAAAGACTTAATGTATGCGCAGGTGTCAATTTTGCTACATCAAACAGAAGCTGGCCGATAACACAAATGATTCCCCCGATTATAAAAGCCCATAAAAACATTGCAAGCATGAGTTTCTTACCTCCTTTATCAAAAAATTAGACATATTCGATCGATACAGCATGTGCAATGCAAGGAATGGATTCGTTTTGCTGGAAAGTAAGCGGCGATAATAAAGCCCCTGTAGCAACAACGAGAATTTTTTTGTATGTTCCTTGTTTCATTTGATTAAGCAGATGTCCATATAAGACTGTGGCTGAACAGCCAGGTCCGCTTGCACCAGATTGTACAGGCTGATCTTCGCCGTAAATCAACAGCCCGCAATCCTGGAATTGATTATCTTGCACGGCTACCCCTTTTTGATTCAACATATCCAAAGCTGTTTCCCTTCCGATTTTGGCCAAATCCCCAGTCACGATGAGATCATAATAAGATGGATCACGCTGAGTATCCTGGAAGTGTGCCTGGATGGTATCGACCGCGGCAGGCGCCATGGCACCTCCCATATTAAAAGGATCCGTCAGCCCCATATCGATTACCTTGCCAATTGTGGCCGAGGTGATACGCGGCTGAGGTGATCCCCCGTTCATGCATGAACCAACCAAGGCATAACCTGCCCCTGTCACCGTCCATTGGGCTGTCGGAGGTTTCTGCCCGCCGTATTCCGTTGGATATCTAAATTGTTTTTCAGTCGCTGCATTATGACTGGAAGCCCCGGTAACAATATATTGAGCTCCTTGATAGTTGACGATGAATGCCGCCAGCGCCAATCCTTCCATGGAGGTAGAGCATGCACCAAAGACCCCCAGATATGGAATTTGATTTGTTCTTGCAGCAAAACTGGAAGGCGTGATCTGATTGATTAAATCACCGGTTATGAATTGCTGTATTTGGTTTTGGTTTATGCCGCTTTTTTGAAGGGCGGTTTGCACTGCATCTTCAATCAGCACTCTTTGGGCTTTTTCATATGTGTCCTGTCCCATCCATAAATCATCATAAAATCGATCAAAGTCAGCCGAAAGCTTTCCATTCTTTTCAAATGGGCCCCCGATCACACCTGTTGAAAGAATCGCAGGGCGATTTGAAAATATCCAGGACTGGTTTCCTTTTAACATCAAATCACTCCCCATTTCATTAATAGTGTTTTTATCAGAGCTACAATAAATGCAGAAAACACGCCAAAGACAATAACCGACCCTGCGAGCTTAAAAATATTCCCCCCGACCCCTAGTACAAATCCTTCGGTGCGATGTTCGATTGCTGCAGAGATGACTGCATTGCCAAAACCTGTAACCGGTACGGCGCTGCCTGCACCGCCAAACTGTCCAATTCGGTCATATAACCCAAAACCTGTGAGGAGCATAGCGATAAATACCATTGTTGCGACTGTTGGGTTGCCAGCTGTCTGTTCGGTGAAATTGAAAAAATATATGTAAAAATAGGTGAGCGCCTGCCCCACAAAGCAAAAGATCCCACCGACAAAAAATGCTTTCACACAATTTTTTAGCACCGGCCGCTTTATTTCATATTTTTGCTCCAATTGTTCATACTGCTGTTGTTCTGGTGTTTTTTGGTTTTTGGCCATCAGTCGATCCACCTTCCTTATGCTTGTTCATGATGAAGCTTGATGATTTTTTTGAAACGCTTTCCCGCTTCAAGGTTACTGATTTTCCCATTATCTAAATCCTCCTTGAGCCTTACAGCTTCCAAGAAGATTTTATAGTCGCTTGAAACGATGAAGTTTTCATCCGGATATTTCTTTTCAAGCATGGACGTGATCTGCTTTTCTATCTTTTTCATTGAAAAGCGCTTGGAGTGCTTTACTTTGTATGCAACGATAATATCCTTTTTCCCCTCTATGACAGCTACA
This window encodes:
- the spoVAE gene encoding stage V sporulation protein AE; translation: MLAMFLWAFIIGGIICVIGQLLFDVAKLTPAHTLSLLVVIGAVLSGLGLYDPLIDFAGAGATIPITSFGNSLVHGAMSEANKHGLVGVLTGMFEVTSSGISAAIVFGFIGAILFKPKG
- the spoVAD gene encoding stage V sporulation protein AD, producing the protein MLKGNQSWIFSNRPAILSTGVIGGPFEKNGKLSADFDRFYDDLWMGQDTYEKAQRVLIEDAVQTALQKSGINQNQIQQFITGDLINQITPSSFAARTNQIPYLGVFGACSTSMEGLALAAFIVNYQGAQYIVTGASSHNAATEKQFRYPTEYGGQKPPTAQWTVTGAGYALVGSCMNGGSPQPRITSATIGKVIDMGLTDPFNMGGAMAPAAVDTIQAHFQDTQRDPSYYDLIVTGDLAKIGRETALDMLNQKGVAVQDNQFQDCGLLIYGEDQPVQSGASGPGCSATVLYGHLLNQMKQGTYKKILVVATGALLSPLTFQQNESIPCIAHAVSIEYV
- the spoVAC gene encoding stage V sporulation protein AC; the encoded protein is MAKNQKTPEQQQYEQLEQKYEIKRPVLKNCVKAFFVGGIFCFVGQALTYFYIYFFNFTEQTAGNPTVATMVFIAMLLTGFGLYDRIGQFGGAGSAVPVTGFGNAVISAAIEHRTEGFVLGVGGNIFKLAGSVIVFGVFSAFIVALIKTLLMKWGVI
- a CDS encoding YhcN/YlaJ family sporulation lipoprotein; the encoded protein is MKKISFSMILAILIILNGCSSNSEQKNKSQFALIKTTNPAPIELKERPEHKSIGYQVRKDVNAIPELYDVAVIEGKKDIIVAYKVKHSKRFSMKKIEKQITSMLEKKYPDENFIVSSDYKIFLEAVRLKEDLDNGKISNLEAGKRFKKIIKLHHEQA